Proteins co-encoded in one Haloarcula sp. DT43 genomic window:
- a CDS encoding PaaI family thioesterase yields MSLKSMFNDIPFVEQLGMEITAVGDGSAAGELPLRDGHSSNPEAIIAHGGVTYSLVDTVGGAAVVSQSGSVSPTVDMRIDYLAPATTDLRAEAEVVRDGGSVSVVDTEVYDADGHHVASARGTYKTDGNSGESPWTRGVDDSEVEGLAGDD; encoded by the coding sequence ATGAGTCTCAAGTCGATGTTCAACGACATCCCGTTCGTCGAGCAGTTGGGGATGGAGATAACCGCCGTCGGGGACGGCTCGGCGGCGGGCGAGCTCCCCTTGCGGGACGGCCACTCCTCGAACCCCGAAGCGATAATCGCACACGGCGGCGTCACCTACTCGCTCGTCGACACCGTCGGCGGGGCGGCCGTCGTCTCGCAGTCGGGCAGCGTCTCGCCGACGGTCGACATGCGAATCGACTACCTCGCGCCGGCCACCACCGACCTGCGGGCCGAGGCCGAGGTGGTCCGGGACGGCGGGAGCGTGTCCGTCGTCGACACGGAGGTGTACGACGCCGACGGCCACCACGTCGCGAGCGCTCGCGGAACGTACAAGACGGACGGCAACAGCGGCGAGTCTCCGTGGACGAGAGGCGTCGACGACAGCGAGGTTGAGGGCCTGGCCGGCGACGACTAG
- a CDS encoding DUF1508 domain-containing protein, protein MYRNRIGDPTTDDEVYGYWLFVVGIVLGIVGLLLFYLSASRSTPRQFGYLLGAIGLISLFAGPTIRLPLTRRGLILTYLGAVVGLVAIVWFTTFYPSNWTGPEGNPAVTLYIVGLALMAVGAVVSPLLTGRQEAYDEAIRTAQEATESAERASQEAEQASQDARQQSEVAERATRERDTLAEQLVTSEAAREELATVTDATEAELAAAQATIAAAMDSKATFELYADAAGKYRWRLRHRNSNVIADSAQGYSSRQKAMQGLRSVQSNAAGGAVVFFEDATEDDDAEDVPVVPAPESDAAFELFEDSAGEFRWRLRHDNGNILADSGEGYASKSNVRRALKSVRAYVPGAAYLDIDPVAYEVYADAAGEFRWRLLHRNGNVLADSGEGYSSRSNARRAARRVGELAPESAVDDGFEVYEDAGEEWRWRLRAGNGELVADSGEGYANRSKAMDAVERVQSYAADADLLAIGSAAFEVYEDRGEEWRWRLRHRNGEIIADSGEGYAERNKAVAAIERVKRHAPGATQTE, encoded by the coding sequence GTGTATCGGAACCGCATCGGCGACCCGACGACCGACGACGAAGTGTACGGCTACTGGCTGTTCGTCGTCGGAATCGTGCTGGGTATCGTCGGCTTACTGCTGTTTTACCTGTCGGCCTCGCGGAGCACACCCCGGCAGTTCGGCTATCTCCTCGGTGCAATCGGGCTCATCTCGCTGTTTGCGGGCCCGACCATCAGATTGCCGCTGACACGACGGGGCCTGATACTCACGTACCTCGGTGCCGTGGTCGGGCTGGTCGCAATCGTGTGGTTCACCACATTCTACCCGTCGAACTGGACCGGCCCCGAAGGGAACCCCGCGGTGACGCTGTACATCGTTGGGCTGGCACTGATGGCGGTCGGGGCGGTCGTCTCGCCGCTGCTGACCGGCCGCCAGGAGGCCTACGACGAGGCCATACGGACGGCACAGGAGGCGACGGAATCGGCCGAGCGAGCATCCCAGGAGGCCGAGCAGGCCTCGCAGGACGCACGACAGCAGTCCGAGGTGGCCGAACGAGCGACTCGCGAGCGCGACACGCTGGCCGAGCAACTGGTGACCAGCGAGGCCGCCCGCGAGGAACTGGCGACCGTCACCGACGCGACCGAGGCGGAACTGGCCGCGGCACAGGCGACTATCGCGGCCGCGATGGACAGCAAGGCGACGTTCGAACTGTACGCTGACGCCGCCGGGAAGTACCGCTGGCGACTGCGCCACCGGAACTCGAACGTCATCGCCGACAGCGCGCAGGGCTACTCCTCGCGTCAGAAGGCGATGCAGGGGCTTCGGAGCGTACAATCGAACGCCGCGGGCGGGGCCGTCGTCTTCTTCGAGGACGCGACCGAGGACGACGACGCCGAGGACGTGCCGGTCGTACCGGCCCCCGAGAGCGACGCCGCGTTCGAACTGTTCGAGGACTCGGCCGGGGAGTTCCGCTGGCGCTTGCGCCACGACAACGGCAACATCCTCGCCGACTCCGGCGAGGGCTACGCCTCGAAGTCGAACGTCCGCCGGGCGCTGAAGAGCGTCCGCGCGTACGTCCCCGGTGCGGCCTACCTCGACATCGACCCCGTGGCCTACGAGGTGTACGCCGACGCCGCCGGGGAGTTCCGCTGGCGCTTGCTCCACCGCAACGGCAACGTCCTCGCCGACTCCGGCGAGGGGTACAGCAGCCGGTCGAACGCCCGGCGGGCGGCCCGTCGCGTCGGTGAACTCGCGCCGGAGTCGGCAGTCGACGACGGCTTCGAGGTGTACGAGGACGCGGGCGAGGAGTGGCGCTGGCGACTGCGAGCGGGGAACGGCGAACTCGTCGCCGACTCCGGCGAGGGCTACGCGAACCGGTCGAAGGCGATGGACGCCGTCGAGCGGGTCCAGTCCTACGCCGCCGACGCCGACCTGCTGGCAATCGGGAGCGCGGCCTTCGAGGTGTACGAGGACAGGGGCGAGGAGTGGCGCTGGCGGCTGCGCCACCGCAACGGCGAAATCATCGCCGACTCCGGTGAAGGCTACGCCGAGCGCAACAAGGCCGTCGCCGCAATCGAGCGGGTCAAGCGCCACGCGCCCGGGGCGACACAGACGGAGTAG
- a CDS encoding DUF47 family protein, which produces MGTGTAEHTADVADRAAAYLTAVEDCLVALPQALAVYGDAQFADAAAELGRQESVCDDHRRRLCGAVGRARPEFTALYLRGAELTELFTMVDAVPDAAETFVRDLDAMSPSLTEPTLERLADVAALACAATALLTEATEAYVRALVTDDDAPAIADAVDRITDLESQCDQHRDELVARAFERQSTADALVVRELVRSLDAVPNAIEDAADQLVFCWADM; this is translated from the coding sequence ATGGGAACTGGAACGGCGGAGCACACGGCCGACGTGGCAGACAGGGCGGCGGCGTACCTCACCGCGGTCGAGGACTGCCTCGTCGCGCTGCCACAGGCGCTTGCGGTGTACGGCGACGCCCAGTTTGCGGACGCGGCCGCCGAACTCGGGCGACAGGAATCGGTCTGTGACGACCACCGGCGGCGGCTCTGCGGGGCGGTCGGCCGGGCTCGGCCGGAGTTCACCGCGCTGTACCTCAGGGGCGCGGAGCTCACGGAGCTGTTCACGATGGTGGACGCGGTCCCGGACGCCGCGGAGACGTTCGTCCGGGACCTCGACGCGATGTCGCCGTCGCTGACCGAGCCGACACTGGAGCGGCTGGCGGACGTCGCCGCGCTCGCGTGTGCGGCCACCGCACTGCTGACGGAAGCCACCGAGGCGTACGTCCGGGCGCTCGTGACCGACGACGACGCGCCGGCGATTGCCGACGCGGTCGACCGAATCACCGACCTGGAGTCACAGTGCGACCAGCATCGGGACGAACTCGTCGCCCGGGCGTTCGAACGCCAGTCGACGGCCGACGCCCTCGTGGTCCGCGAACTCGTCCGGTCGCTGGACGCGGTCCCGAACGCAATCGAGGACGCCGCCGACCAGCTGGTGTTTTGTTGGGCGGATATGTAG
- a CDS encoding thiolase family protein, which yields MPTPVIVDAVRTPQGKEDGALAGVRSEDLSVPLVNQLLASTGVEADEVDDLLWGCAQQRGEQGNNMARVIALLSDLGESVPAATINRWCASSAEALMRAADAIAAGQRDVLIAGGVESMSRVQMGENTHNVHPRLSEHYNVGELQMGMTAEKVAEEMEVARREQDEYALRSHRRAADATESGRFDDELVPIDTGDGRLEADEGIRPDTTLEQLSELPTVFKSEGTVTPGNASQVSDGAAGLLVTSREFAEERDLDILAEVGAHEVAGVDPTVMGIGPVPAVRKLAERPDRETDDYDLVELNEAFASQCLYCQRELGFDDDSYNVNGGAIAIGHPLGASGARLPVTLVHEMNRRGAELGLATECVGFGQGAAIEFRLP from the coding sequence ATGCCAACACCTGTTATCGTGGACGCAGTCAGAACGCCCCAGGGAAAGGAAGACGGCGCGCTCGCCGGCGTCCGGAGCGAGGACCTCTCCGTGCCGCTGGTCAATCAGTTGCTCGCGTCGACCGGCGTCGAGGCCGACGAGGTCGACGACCTGCTGTGGGGGTGTGCCCAGCAGCGCGGGGAACAGGGCAACAACATGGCCCGGGTCATCGCTCTGCTGTCTGACCTCGGCGAGAGCGTCCCGGCCGCGACTATCAACCGGTGGTGTGCGTCCTCCGCCGAGGCGCTGATGCGGGCGGCCGACGCTATCGCGGCCGGCCAGCGCGACGTACTCATCGCGGGCGGCGTCGAGTCGATGTCCCGCGTGCAGATGGGCGAGAACACCCACAACGTCCACCCCCGGCTGTCCGAACACTACAACGTCGGCGAACTCCAGATGGGAATGACCGCCGAGAAGGTCGCCGAAGAGATGGAGGTCGCCCGGCGGGAACAGGACGAGTACGCGCTCCGGAGCCACCGGCGCGCCGCCGACGCGACGGAGTCGGGCCGGTTCGACGACGAACTCGTCCCCATCGACACCGGGGACGGGCGGCTCGAAGCGGACGAGGGCATCCGCCCGGACACCACGCTCGAACAGCTGTCCGAACTCCCGACGGTGTTCAAATCCGAGGGGACGGTCACGCCCGGCAACGCCTCGCAGGTCTCCGACGGGGCGGCGGGGCTGCTGGTCACGTCGCGCGAGTTCGCGGAGGAGCGCGACCTCGACATCCTGGCCGAGGTCGGCGCCCACGAGGTCGCCGGCGTCGACCCGACCGTGATGGGCATCGGCCCGGTGCCAGCCGTCCGCAAGCTCGCCGAGCGCCCCGACCGCGAGACGGACGACTACGACCTCGTGGAGCTCAACGAGGCCTTCGCCTCGCAGTGTCTGTACTGCCAGCGCGAACTGGGCTTCGACGACGACAGCTACAACGTCAACGGGGGCGCAATCGCCATCGGCCACCCGCTCGGGGCCTCCGGCGCGCGCCTCCCGGTGACGCTGGTCCACGAGATGAACCGCCGCGGCGCGGAGCTCGGGCTGGCGACCGAGTGTGTCGGCTTCGGCCAGGGCGCAGCCATCGAGTTCCGGCTCCCCTGA
- a CDS encoding pyridoxamine 5'-phosphate oxidase family protein, protein MTIETLEAAGLTHMDDDNIGAFLSNQRVGVLGLPTESGPYMIPLSFGYDGDSALYFTFVGGSTSRKQQLTEAAEDAAVLVYKVESMFHWESVLLQGSIEAVPESEWDDLAAVLDTAWRPELFENAIAEGDIAVYRFDIAEREGLRHAGLPPGFEPQ, encoded by the coding sequence ATGACAATTGAGACGCTCGAAGCGGCCGGACTCACGCACATGGACGACGACAACATCGGGGCGTTCCTGTCGAACCAGCGGGTCGGCGTGCTCGGGCTACCGACCGAGAGCGGCCCGTACATGATTCCCCTGTCGTTCGGGTACGACGGCGACAGCGCGCTGTATTTCACGTTCGTCGGCGGGTCGACGAGCCGCAAGCAGCAGTTGACCGAGGCGGCAGAGGACGCGGCGGTGCTCGTGTACAAGGTCGAATCGATGTTCCACTGGGAGAGCGTCCTGTTGCAGGGGAGTATCGAGGCCGTCCCCGAGTCCGAGTGGGACGACCTCGCGGCGGTGCTGGATACGGCGTGGCGGCCGGAGCTGTTCGAGAACGCAATCGCCGAGGGCGACATCGCGGTCTACCGGTTCGACATCGCCGAGCGGGAGGGGCTCAGACACGCCGGCCTGCCGCCGGGGTTCGAGCCGCAGTGA
- a CDS encoding NUDIX hydrolase, protein MQPQRATYVKKACAYITRNGSELLVFEGPGHDGLQIPKGTVEPGEEPRVAVQREAVEESGLASFERLQHIATDVWTRRQSPPKRYVRSFYHLPVHESRDHWVHTVTGTGEERGAEFEFSWVDLSTDATFALDLDDYVHSLTSPAEATAAGDVAAD, encoded by the coding sequence ATGCAACCACAGCGGGCGACGTACGTGAAGAAGGCCTGCGCCTACATCACCAGGAACGGGTCGGAGCTCCTGGTGTTCGAGGGACCGGGCCACGACGGACTGCAGATTCCGAAAGGCACCGTCGAACCGGGCGAGGAACCGCGGGTCGCCGTCCAGCGCGAGGCCGTCGAGGAGAGCGGCCTGGCCTCCTTCGAGCGCCTGCAACACATCGCCACCGACGTCTGGACGCGCCGCCAGTCCCCGCCGAAGCGGTACGTCCGGTCGTTCTACCACCTCCCCGTCCACGAGTCGCGGGACCACTGGGTCCACACCGTCACCGGCACCGGCGAGGAGCGCGGCGCGGAGTTCGAGTTCTCGTGGGTCGACCTCTCGACTGACGCCACCTTCGCGCTCGACCTCGACGACTACGTCCACTCGCTGACGAGCCCCGCCGAGGCGACGGCGGCCGGCGACGTGGCCGCCGACTAG